The Bradyrhizobium ottawaense genome window below encodes:
- a CDS encoding response regulator, protein MPRVLIIDDQKDVRAMVAIVLRVNRYEVAEADSGAAGLKTFAEGSFDAAIVDIFLGDVSGVDVIATLREQAPGLPVVAVSGMTALDFMEQSSHLASVVCLQKPFRPNDLLQALRKAQAAASGELPAAV, encoded by the coding sequence ATGCCTCGTGTTCTCATCATCGACGACCAGAAGGACGTGCGCGCGATGGTCGCGATCGTGCTTCGGGTCAACCGTTACGAGGTTGCCGAGGCCGACAGCGGTGCGGCCGGGCTGAAAACCTTCGCGGAAGGCTCTTTTGACGCGGCGATTGTCGATATTTTCCTTGGCGACGTCAGCGGTGTCGACGTCATCGCGACCCTGCGCGAGCAGGCGCCGGGGCTTCCCGTCGTTGCGGTGTCCGGAATGACGGCGCTGGATTTCATGGAGCAGTCGTCCCACCTGGCCAGCGTGGTCTGCCTGCAGAAACCGTTTCGGCCGAACGATCTCCTGCAAGCGCTTCGGAAAGCCCAGGCCGCGGCCAGCGGCGAGCTGCCTGCAGCCGTCTGA
- a CDS encoding branched-chain amino acid ABC transporter substrate-binding protein: MKSLKLIGLAFGASIALSSAAFAQDVTVAVAGPMTGGESAFGRQMKNGAEMAVADINAAGGVNGKKLALSVEDDACDPKQARSIAEKIAGAKIPFVAGHYCSSSSIPASEAYADGNVLQITPASTNPLFTERKLWNVARVCGRDDQQGLIAAQYIAKNFKGKNIAILNDKTTYGKGLADETKKALNKAGVTEKMYESYNKGDKDFNAIVSRLKRDNIDLVYVGGYHQESGLILRQMRDQGLKTVLMAGDALADKEYASITGPAGEGTLFTFGPDPRNKPTAKKIVEAFKAKNIDPEGYTLYTYAAMQVWSQAAKKAGTTDAKKVMEAMKAGKWDTVIGPVEYDAKGDIKQIDYVVYKWDAKGNYAEIKGNGT; encoded by the coding sequence ATGAAGTCACTGAAGCTCATCGGTCTGGCATTCGGCGCGTCGATCGCGCTGTCGAGCGCGGCGTTCGCGCAGGATGTCACCGTCGCAGTCGCAGGCCCGATGACCGGCGGCGAGTCCGCCTTCGGCCGCCAGATGAAGAACGGCGCCGAAATGGCCGTGGCCGATATCAATGCCGCAGGCGGCGTCAACGGCAAGAAGCTCGCGCTTTCCGTCGAGGACGACGCCTGCGACCCGAAGCAGGCGCGCTCGATCGCCGAAAAGATCGCCGGCGCGAAAATCCCATTCGTAGCCGGGCACTATTGCTCGTCGTCGTCGATCCCGGCTTCGGAAGCCTATGCCGACGGCAACGTGCTGCAGATCACGCCGGCCTCGACCAATCCGCTGTTCACCGAGCGCAAGCTCTGGAACGTGGCGCGCGTCTGCGGTCGTGACGATCAGCAGGGCCTGATCGCGGCGCAGTACATCGCCAAGAACTTCAAGGGCAAGAACATCGCGATCCTCAACGACAAGACCACCTACGGCAAGGGTCTTGCCGATGAGACCAAGAAGGCGCTCAACAAGGCCGGCGTCACCGAGAAGATGTACGAGTCCTACAACAAGGGCGACAAGGACTTCAACGCGATCGTCTCGCGCTTGAAGCGCGACAACATCGACCTCGTCTATGTCGGCGGGTACCATCAGGAGAGCGGCCTGATCCTGCGTCAGATGCGCGACCAGGGCCTCAAGACCGTGCTGATGGCCGGCGACGCGCTCGCCGACAAGGAGTACGCCTCCATCACCGGCCCGGCCGGCGAAGGCACGCTGTTCACCTTCGGCCCCGATCCGCGCAACAAGCCGACCGCGAAGAAGATCGTCGAGGCTTTCAAGGCCAAGAATATCGACCCGGAGGGCTACACCCTCTACACCTACGCGGCGATGCAGGTGTGGTCGCAGGCGGCCAAGAAGGCCGGCACCACCGACGCCAAGAAGGTCATGGAGGCGATGAAGGCCGGCAAGTGGGACACCGTGATCGGTCCGGTCGAGTATGACGCCAAGGGCGACATCAAGCAGATCGACTACGTCGTCTACAAATGGGACGCCAAGGGCAACTATGCCGAGATCAAGGGCAACGGCACCTAA
- a CDS encoding ABC transporter ATP-binding protein → MTAAPSPLLAIRGLRAAYGKIEALKGVDVEINAGEIVALIGANGAGKSTLMMTIFGKPRARAGQILYEGRDITDVPTHEIAHLRIAQSPEGRRVFPRMSVAENLQMGADATECTEGEREATLQRVFTLFPRLKERYAQRGGTLSGGEQQMLAIGRALMSRPRLLLLDEPSLGLAPLIARQIFDAIRTLNRQDGLTVLIVEQNANHALKLAHRGYVMVNGLITLAGTGAELLQRPEIRAAYLEGGRHG, encoded by the coding sequence GTGACCGCGGCGCCCTCTCCCCTGCTCGCGATCCGGGGCTTGCGCGCCGCCTACGGCAAGATCGAGGCGCTGAAGGGCGTCGACGTCGAGATCAATGCCGGCGAGATCGTGGCGCTGATCGGCGCCAACGGCGCCGGCAAGTCGACGCTGATGATGACGATCTTCGGCAAGCCGCGCGCCCGCGCCGGCCAGATCCTGTATGAAGGCCGCGACATCACCGACGTCCCCACCCACGAGATCGCGCATTTGCGTATCGCGCAATCGCCGGAGGGCCGCCGCGTCTTCCCGCGCATGAGCGTGGCGGAAAACCTCCAGATGGGGGCGGATGCCACCGAATGCACGGAGGGCGAACGCGAGGCGACGCTGCAACGCGTCTTCACGCTGTTTCCGCGCCTGAAGGAACGCTACGCCCAGCGCGGCGGAACGCTGTCCGGCGGCGAGCAGCAGATGCTGGCGATCGGCCGCGCCTTGATGAGCCGTCCCCGCCTACTCCTGCTCGACGAGCCCTCGCTTGGCCTTGCGCCGCTGATCGCGCGCCAGATCTTCGATGCGATCCGCACCCTGAACCGGCAGGACGGCCTGACCGTCCTGATCGTCGAGCAGAACGCCAACCACGCCCTCAAGCTCGCCCATCGCGGCTACGTCATGGTCAATGGCCTGATCACGCTGGCCGGTACCGGCGCCGAATTGTTGCAGCGCCCCGAGATTCGCGCTGCCTACCTGGAGGGCGGCCGGCACGGCTGA
- a CDS encoding ABC transporter ATP-binding protein, with translation MSGDKILSVDRLAMRFGGIVAVQDLSFAAERKKITALIGPNGAGKTTVFNCITGFYKPSGGAIRLSHDGGRTIALERLNDFRIAKQAKVARTFQNIRLFPGMTALENLMVAQHNALMRASGFTFLGLIGAPGYRDAEKRAIDLATDWLKRVNLLDRADDAAGNFAYGDQRRLEIARAMCTEPALLCLDEPAAGLNARESAALSELLLSIRDELGTSILLIEHDMSVVMEISDHIVVMDHGVKIAEGTPREVRDDPKVIAAYLGADEEEAAAVMEGGS, from the coding sequence ATGAGCGGCGACAAGATTCTCAGCGTCGACCGGCTCGCCATGCGTTTCGGCGGCATCGTTGCCGTGCAGGACCTTTCTTTCGCCGCCGAGCGGAAGAAGATCACCGCGCTGATCGGGCCGAACGGCGCCGGCAAGACCACCGTCTTCAACTGCATCACCGGGTTCTACAAACCGAGCGGCGGCGCCATTCGCCTCAGCCATGACGGCGGCAGGACGATCGCGCTGGAGCGGCTGAACGATTTCCGCATCGCCAAGCAAGCCAAGGTGGCTCGCACCTTCCAGAACATCCGGCTGTTTCCCGGCATGACCGCGCTGGAAAACCTGATGGTGGCGCAGCACAACGCACTGATGCGCGCCTCCGGCTTCACCTTCCTCGGCCTGATCGGCGCTCCCGGCTATCGCGATGCCGAAAAGCGCGCGATCGATCTCGCCACGGACTGGCTCAAGCGGGTCAATCTGCTCGACCGCGCCGACGATGCCGCAGGCAATTTCGCCTATGGCGACCAGCGCCGGCTCGAGATCGCGCGCGCAATGTGCACCGAGCCCGCGCTTCTGTGCCTGGACGAGCCCGCCGCCGGCCTCAATGCGCGCGAGAGCGCGGCCTTGAGCGAGCTCCTGCTCTCGATCCGCGACGAGCTCGGCACCTCGATCCTCCTGATCGAACATGACATGTCGGTGGTGATGGAGATCTCCGACCACATCGTGGTGATGGACCATGGCGTCAAGATCGCCGAAGGCACGCCGCGCGAGGTCCGCGACGATCCCAAGGTGATCGCCGCCTATCTCGGCGCCGACGAGGAAGAGGCGGCAGCCGTGATGGAGGGCGGGTCGTGA
- the livM gene encoding high-affinity branched-chain amino acid ABC transporter permease LivM: MTAPSTNTAKPATGISALLKTAFVNALIALVLFSLMIGIRTEAGSSGQLTYWTRFGDLASIVAAVFGGSIAIELLRQWIGPTGAEKLVPPTVQSGISFIGRYLAPALLIFTLLVPVIFYNQRYILDLAILVLTYVMLGWGLNVVVGLAGLLDLGYVAFYAVGAYSYGLLATNFGWSFWICLPLAGILAAFWGVLLGFPVLRLRGDYLAIVTLAFGEIIRLVIINWQDLTGGPNGVSGIPRPTFFGIPLDNSDDGLAARLGIEYSPTHRIVFLFYLILALALLTNWATIRLRRLPIGRAWEALREDEVACRALGINTTTTKLTAFATGAMFGGFAGAFFATRQGFISPESFTFQESALVLAIVVLGGMGSQLGVALSALAMIGGFELFRSLEGYRMLVFGMAMVLIMIWRPRGLIGHRAPTVYLTKAQAISSDLVKEGHG, translated from the coding sequence GTGACAGCTCCCTCGACCAACACGGCCAAACCTGCAACTGGCATCTCCGCTCTCCTGAAGACGGCTTTCGTCAACGCGCTGATCGCGTTGGTGCTGTTCTCGCTGATGATCGGCATCCGCACCGAGGCGGGCTCCTCCGGGCAGCTCACCTATTGGACCCGCTTCGGCGACCTCGCGTCCATCGTCGCCGCCGTGTTCGGCGGCTCGATCGCGATCGAGCTGCTTCGGCAATGGATCGGCCCGACCGGCGCCGAGAAGCTGGTGCCGCCGACGGTGCAGAGCGGCATATCGTTCATTGGCCGCTACCTCGCGCCGGCGCTCCTGATCTTCACGCTGCTGGTGCCGGTGATCTTCTATAACCAGCGCTACATCCTCGACCTCGCGATCCTGGTGCTCACCTATGTCATGCTGGGCTGGGGATTGAACGTCGTGGTTGGGCTCGCGGGCCTGCTCGATCTCGGCTACGTCGCCTTCTATGCTGTCGGCGCCTATTCCTACGGACTGCTCGCCACCAATTTCGGCTGGTCGTTCTGGATCTGCCTGCCGCTCGCCGGCATCCTCGCCGCCTTCTGGGGCGTCCTGCTTGGCTTCCCCGTGCTGCGCCTGCGCGGCGACTATCTCGCCATCGTGACCCTCGCCTTCGGCGAGATCATCCGCTTGGTCATCATCAACTGGCAGGATCTCACCGGCGGCCCCAACGGCGTCTCCGGCATTCCCCGCCCCACCTTCTTCGGCATCCCGCTCGACAACAGCGACGACGGGCTCGCCGCCAGGCTCGGCATCGAATATTCGCCGACGCACCGCATCGTCTTCCTGTTCTACCTGATCCTGGCGCTGGCGCTGCTCACCAACTGGGCGACGATCCGCCTGCGCCGCCTCCCGATCGGACGGGCCTGGGAAGCCTTGCGCGAGGACGAGGTCGCCTGCCGCGCGCTCGGCATCAACACCACGACCACCAAGCTCACGGCGTTCGCGACGGGTGCGATGTTCGGCGGCTTTGCCGGCGCGTTCTTCGCCACCCGGCAGGGCTTCATCAGCCCGGAATCCTTCACCTTCCAGGAATCGGCGCTGGTGCTCGCCATCGTCGTCCTCGGCGGCATGGGCTCGCAGCTCGGCGTCGCGCTGTCCGCGCTCGCCATGATCGGCGGCTTCGAACTGTTCCGAAGCCTGGAGGGCTATCGCATGCTGGTGTTCGGCATGGCCATGGTGCTGATCATGATCTGGCGGCCGCGCGGCCTTATCGGCCATCGCGCACCGACCGTGTATCTGACCAAGGCGCAAGCGATCTCCTCCGACCTCGTCAAGGAAGGGCACGGATGA
- a CDS encoding ABC transporter permease subunit, with translation MDYFAQQLINGLVLGSIYGLIAIGYTMVYGIVGMINFAHGDVFMIGGFIALITFLILISFGLTAIPLILLVVLLVSMAITALYGWTIERIAYRPLRHSFRLAPMLSAIGMSFVLTNYSQVAQGARVKPIPPFITGGYTLHESTDGFVIQLSNIQIMVVITTIVLLAIFTWLVSRTRLGRDMRACEQDQTMAALLGVDVDRTISMTFVIGAALAAVAGLMYLLYYGLVDFFMGFVAGIKAFTAAVLGGIGSLPGAMLGGLAIGLIETFWSAYFSVEYKDVAAFSILIVVLIFMPTGLLGRPEVEKV, from the coding sequence ATGGATTACTTCGCCCAGCAGCTCATCAACGGTCTCGTTCTGGGCTCGATCTACGGCCTGATCGCCATCGGCTACACGATGGTCTACGGCATCGTCGGCATGATCAACTTCGCCCATGGCGACGTCTTCATGATCGGCGGCTTCATCGCCCTGATCACCTTCCTGATCCTGATCTCGTTCGGACTGACCGCGATCCCACTGATCCTGCTGGTCGTGCTGCTGGTCTCGATGGCGATCACCGCGCTCTATGGCTGGACCATCGAACGCATCGCCTACCGGCCGCTTCGCCATTCCTTCCGCCTCGCCCCGATGCTGTCGGCAATCGGCATGTCCTTCGTGCTGACCAACTATTCGCAGGTTGCGCAGGGCGCGCGCGTCAAGCCGATCCCCCCCTTCATCACCGGTGGCTACACCCTGCATGAGAGCACGGACGGCTTCGTGATCCAGCTCTCCAACATCCAGATCATGGTGGTGATCACCACTATCGTGCTGCTGGCGATCTTCACCTGGCTGGTATCGCGCACCCGGCTCGGACGCGACATGCGCGCCTGCGAGCAGGACCAGACCATGGCGGCGCTGCTCGGCGTCGACGTCGACCGCACCATCTCCATGACCTTCGTGATTGGTGCCGCGCTCGCCGCGGTCGCGGGCCTGATGTACCTGCTCTATTACGGCCTCGTCGATTTCTTCATGGGCTTCGTCGCCGGCATCAAGGCGTTCACCGCTGCCGTGCTCGGCGGCATCGGCTCGCTGCCGGGGGCCATGCTCGGCGGCCTCGCGATCGGCCTGATCGAGACGTTCTGGTCGGCCTATTTCTCGGTCGAGTACAAGGACGTCGCAGCGTTCTCGATCCTGATCGTGGTGCTGATCTTCATGCCGACCGGCCTGCTCGGCCGTCCCGAAGTCGAAAAAGTCTGA
- a CDS encoding carboxymuconolactone decarboxylase family protein: MDDQKRRDAGMNVRRKVLGNAWVDKSIANRNAFNTDFQDMITRYAWGEIWTRPHFDERTRRVLVIGTMVALGQWDEFRLHVRAALAEGGFTPDDIKEILLQQAIYCGVPAANHAVKEASAIVQELGLLKT; this comes from the coding sequence ATGGACGACCAGAAGCGCCGCGATGCCGGCATGAACGTGCGCCGAAAGGTGCTGGGCAATGCCTGGGTCGACAAGTCGATCGCGAACCGCAATGCGTTCAACACCGACTTCCAGGACATGATCACCCGCTACGCCTGGGGCGAAATCTGGACCCGGCCGCATTTCGACGAGCGCACGCGGCGTGTGCTGGTGATCGGCACCATGGTCGCGCTCGGGCAATGGGACGAGTTTCGCCTGCATGTGCGTGCGGCGCTCGCGGAGGGGGGCTTCACCCCCGACGACATCAAGGAAATCCTGCTGCAGCAGGCGATCTATTGCGGCGTGCCGGCGGCGAACCACGCCGTCAAGGAAGCCTCAGCGATTGTGCAGGAGCTCGGCCTGCTCAAGACCTAG
- the pcaD gene encoding 3-oxoadipate enol-lactonase — protein sequence MPMIDADGCLLNVSVEGRDGGPTLMLSNSLGCTLQMWEPQMKALTQVFRVIRYDRRGHGKSNVAPGPYTMERFGRDVLAILDDLNIEKVHWCGLSMGGMVGQWLGANAPERFGKLILANTSCYYAEPTKWLERIDAVKKGGIAAVADAVIAGWLTQDFREREPDITARMKSMLLASPVEGYLACCEALSTLDQRALLPKIKSPTLVIAGRHDMATPISAGELIRSNIPGASMTIIDAAHISNVEQPHAFTDAVVGFLTQR from the coding sequence ATGCCCATGATCGATGCCGACGGTTGCCTGCTCAACGTCTCCGTCGAGGGCCGCGACGGCGGGCCGACGCTGATGCTGTCCAACTCGCTCGGCTGCACGCTGCAGATGTGGGAGCCGCAGATGAAGGCGCTGACGCAGGTGTTCCGCGTCATCCGCTACGACCGCCGCGGCCACGGCAAGTCAAACGTTGCGCCCGGCCCCTACACCATGGAGCGCTTCGGCCGCGACGTGCTCGCGATCCTCGACGACCTCAACATCGAGAAGGTGCATTGGTGCGGCCTGTCGATGGGCGGCATGGTCGGGCAATGGCTCGGCGCCAACGCGCCGGAGCGCTTCGGCAAGCTCATCCTCGCCAATACCTCCTGCTACTATGCCGAGCCGACCAAATGGCTGGAGCGCATCGACGCCGTGAAGAAGGGCGGCATCGCCGCGGTCGCCGATGCCGTGATCGCGGGATGGCTGACGCAGGACTTCCGCGAGCGCGAGCCTGACATCACCGCGAGGATGAAGTCGATGCTGCTCGCCTCCCCCGTCGAAGGCTACCTCGCCTGCTGCGAGGCGCTGTCGACGCTCGACCAGCGCGCGCTGCTGCCGAAGATCAAGAGCCCAACGCTGGTGATCGCCGGCCGTCACGACATGGCGACGCCGATCTCGGCGGGCGAGTTGATCCGCTCGAATATTCCGGGCGCAAGCATGACCATCATCGACGCCGCGCATATTTCCAACGTCGAGCAGCCGCACGCGTTTACGGACGCGGTGGTGGGGTTCTTGACGCAGCGCTAG
- a CDS encoding 3-carboxy-cis,cis-muconate cycloisomerase, with the protein MSTSLSPLLAPMLSSAAMRAVCDDRSTLQNMLDFEAALARAEAATDVIPASAVGSIEAACKADFFDMAALAEAATRSGNLAIPLVKMLTANVGRADTEAARYVHWGATSQDVIDTATMLTLRAGLDALDADLSRAIKGFAALARSHRNTAMVARTWLQHALPMPFGLKAAEYAAGLARARCRLRRLSREGLALQFGGAAGTLAALGDKGLAVAGRLAQELNLPLPEAPWHTHRDRIAEAASAFAILAGTCGKIARDVSLMMQTDVAEAFEPAGEGRGGSSTMPHKRNPVAAASALGAATMAPQLAATIFAAQVQDHERSAGPWHAEWPTLPQLMLVASGALAAIVDIAEGLDVDAARMRSNLDATHGLIMAEAVTFALADKIGKSDAHHLIETASKRAVAEKKHLREVLTADSQVTAHLSPEKIAALFEPMAYQGASQALIDRLLDSLDRE; encoded by the coding sequence ATGAGCACATCCCTCTCCCCCCTGCTCGCACCGATGCTGTCGAGCGCCGCCATGCGCGCGGTCTGCGATGACCGGTCGACCCTGCAGAACATGCTCGATTTCGAGGCAGCCCTGGCACGCGCGGAGGCCGCCACGGACGTGATTCCGGCCTCTGCGGTGGGCTCGATCGAGGCCGCATGCAAGGCCGATTTCTTTGACATGGCGGCGCTGGCAGAGGCCGCGACGCGATCGGGCAATCTGGCGATTCCCCTGGTCAAGATGCTGACCGCCAATGTCGGCAGGGCCGACACCGAGGCCGCGCGCTACGTGCATTGGGGCGCCACCAGCCAGGATGTCATCGACACCGCGACCATGCTCACGCTTCGCGCCGGCCTCGATGCGCTGGACGCCGACCTCAGCCGCGCCATCAAGGGGTTCGCCGCGCTGGCGCGCAGCCATCGCAACACCGCGATGGTGGCACGGACCTGGCTGCAGCACGCGCTACCGATGCCGTTCGGCCTGAAAGCCGCCGAATATGCCGCAGGCCTCGCTCGCGCCCGCTGCCGCCTGCGGCGGCTCTCCCGCGAGGGCCTCGCGCTGCAATTCGGCGGCGCCGCCGGCACACTGGCGGCCCTCGGCGACAAGGGGCTGGCGGTGGCCGGGCGGCTGGCGCAGGAGCTGAACCTGCCGCTACCGGAAGCGCCCTGGCACACCCATCGCGACCGCATCGCGGAGGCCGCTTCGGCTTTCGCTATTCTGGCTGGAACCTGCGGCAAGATCGCGCGCGACGTTTCGCTGATGATGCAGACCGACGTCGCGGAGGCCTTCGAGCCCGCGGGCGAAGGCCGCGGCGGCTCCTCGACCATGCCGCACAAGCGCAACCCGGTCGCCGCCGCAAGCGCGCTGGGCGCCGCCACAATGGCCCCGCAGCTTGCAGCGACGATATTTGCGGCCCAAGTGCAGGATCATGAGCGCAGCGCGGGCCCCTGGCACGCGGAATGGCCGACGCTGCCGCAATTGATGCTGGTCGCCTCAGGCGCGCTGGCGGCCATCGTCGACATCGCCGAAGGCCTCGACGTCGACGCCGCGCGCATGCGCAGCAATCTCGATGCGACGCACGGCCTGATCATGGCGGAAGCTGTCACCTTCGCGCTGGCCGACAAGATCGGCAAGAGCGATGCGCATCATCTCATCGAGACCGCCAGCAAGCGCGCGGTCGCCGAGAAGAAACATTTGCGCGAGGTGCTGACGGCCGATTCGCAGGTCACTGCCCATCTTTCTCCGGAAAAAATTGCGGCATTGTTCGAGCCGATGGCCTATCAAGGGGCTTCCCAAGCCTTGATCGACCGGCTGCTCGACAGCCTCGACCGCGAATAA
- a CDS encoding SRPBCC family protein encodes MAMTMNGEVQLAAPREAVWAKLNDPEVLKACIPGCEELERTEDGGFRATAKMKVGPVSARFKGKVTLSDLDPPNGYKISGEGEGGVAGFAKGGAVVKLAEKDGGTLLSYDVEAQIGGKLAQLGQRLINGAAKKLADEFFANFAKAVQG; translated from the coding sequence ATGGCCATGACGATGAACGGCGAAGTCCAGCTTGCGGCGCCGCGCGAGGCCGTGTGGGCCAAGCTCAATGATCCCGAGGTGCTGAAGGCCTGCATCCCCGGCTGCGAGGAGCTCGAGAGGACCGAGGACGGCGGCTTTCGCGCAACGGCGAAAATGAAGGTCGGCCCGGTGTCGGCACGCTTCAAGGGCAAGGTCACGCTCTCCGATCTCGACCCGCCGAACGGCTACAAGATCTCGGGCGAGGGTGAGGGCGGGGTCGCCGGCTTCGCCAAGGGTGGCGCGGTGGTCAAGCTGGCGGAGAAGGACGGCGGCACGCTGCTGTCCTACGATGTCGAGGCGCAGATCGGCGGCAAGTTGGCGCAGCTCGGCCAGCGCCTTATCAACGGCGCCGCCAAGAAACTCGCCGACGAATTTTTCGCGAACTTCGCCAAGGCAGTACAGGGCTGA
- a CDS encoding (2Fe-2S)-binding protein, translating into MAKISLIVNGNPVTANVDPRTLLVQFLRENLRLTGTHVGCDTSQCGACVVHVDGKAVKSCTTLAVMADGHEVKTIEGLAADGAPLHPMQEAFREHHGLQCGFCTPGMIMTAIDIVHRKGNELDDHTIREELEGNLCRCTGYQNIVASISAGAKAMAKSDLA; encoded by the coding sequence ATGGCAAAAATCTCCCTCATCGTGAACGGCAATCCAGTCACCGCCAACGTCGATCCCCGCACCCTCCTGGTGCAGTTTTTGCGCGAGAATCTGCGCCTGACCGGCACCCATGTCGGCTGCGACACCTCGCAGTGCGGCGCCTGCGTCGTGCATGTCGACGGCAAGGCCGTGAAATCCTGCACCACGCTTGCGGTGATGGCCGACGGCCACGAGGTCAAGACGATCGAGGGGCTGGCCGCAGACGGCGCGCCGCTGCATCCGATGCAGGAGGCCTTCCGCGAGCACCATGGCCTGCAATGCGGCTTCTGCACGCCGGGCATGATCATGACCGCGATCGACATCGTGCACCGCAAGGGCAACGAGCTCGACGACCATACGATCCGGGAAGAATTGGAAGGCAATCTCTGCCGCTGCACCGGCTACCAGAACATCGTCGCCTCGATCTCCGCCGGCGCCAAGGCGATGGCGAAATCCGACCTCGCGTAA
- a CDS encoding FAD binding domain-containing protein, producing the protein MYEFKYHRPGTVRQAANLLVKNEDAKVIAGGHTLIPVMKQRLASPPHLVDLSHIEGLNTIEMKGRSLVIGATAKHAEVATSAIVGEAIPALANLAGGIGDPAVRHKGTIGGSLANNDPTADYPAAVLALGATIVTNKRRLKAEEYFQGLFSTALEADEIITKVMFPLPKKAAYVKFRNQASRYALVGVFVARRPSDVRVAVTGAGSEGVFRVTAFEEALKKRFAAKALDGIEVPAEGLNSDIHGSAEYRAHLIGVLTRRAVDAANAKE; encoded by the coding sequence ATGTACGAATTCAAATATCATCGCCCCGGGACCGTGCGGCAGGCCGCCAACCTACTGGTGAAGAACGAAGACGCCAAGGTGATCGCTGGCGGCCACACGCTGATTCCCGTCATGAAGCAGCGCCTCGCCAGCCCCCCGCACCTGGTCGACCTCTCCCATATCGAGGGGCTCAATACGATCGAGATGAAAGGCCGTTCGCTGGTGATCGGCGCCACCGCCAAGCACGCCGAGGTCGCGACCTCCGCCATCGTCGGAGAGGCAATCCCGGCGCTCGCGAATCTTGCCGGCGGAATCGGTGATCCCGCCGTACGTCACAAGGGCACGATCGGCGGCTCGCTCGCCAACAACGACCCGACCGCGGACTATCCGGCCGCCGTGCTCGCGCTGGGCGCGACCATCGTCACCAACAAGCGGCGCCTCAAGGCCGAAGAGTATTTCCAGGGCCTGTTCTCGACCGCGCTGGAAGCCGACGAGATCATCACGAAGGTGATGTTCCCGCTGCCGAAGAAGGCGGCCTACGTCAAGTTCCGCAACCAGGCCTCGCGCTATGCGCTGGTTGGCGTGTTCGTGGCGCGGCGTCCGTCCGACGTGCGGGTTGCCGTCACCGGCGCCGGCTCCGAAGGCGTGTTCCGCGTCACTGCGTTCGAGGAAGCCCTGAAGAAGCGCTTCGCCGCGAAGGCGCTTGACGGCATCGAGGTGCCGGCCGAGGGCCTCAACAGCGATATCCACGGCAGCGCCGAATACCGCGCGCATCTCATCGGCGTGCTGACCCGGCGCGCCGTCGACGCCGCCAACGCCAAGGAGTGA
- a CDS encoding AAA family ATPase: MTSAANTSGANTSVGLPASVDAMLELLTSRGYLAERSLATVTYLSLRMGRPLFLEGEAGVGKTEIAKVLSAALGRKLIRLQCYEGLDVSSAVYEWNSAAQMIAIRMAEAAGDTDRDQLSSDIFADRYMIKRPLLQALEPDVAGPPVLLIDELDRADEAFEAYLLEILSDFQVTIPEFGTVKAPSPPIVIITSNRTREIHDALKRRCLYHWVDYPAAERELAIVKTRVPGISAKLSQQVVRFVQALRNQDFYKSPGVAETIDWATALSELDARSLTPQVVGDTLGALLKYQDDITRMQGDTLQKVLKDATSEN, encoded by the coding sequence ATGACTTCAGCGGCCAATACTTCCGGGGCCAATACTTCAGTTGGGTTGCCGGCATCGGTCGATGCGATGCTCGAACTCCTGACGTCGCGCGGCTACCTCGCGGAGCGGTCGCTGGCGACGGTGACGTATCTCTCGCTGCGCATGGGCCGGCCGCTGTTCCTGGAAGGCGAGGCCGGCGTCGGCAAGACCGAGATCGCCAAGGTCCTGTCCGCTGCGCTCGGGCGGAAGCTGATCCGCCTGCAGTGCTACGAAGGCCTCGACGTCTCCTCCGCGGTCTACGAGTGGAACAGCGCCGCGCAGATGATCGCGATCCGGATGGCGGAAGCCGCCGGCGACACCGATCGCGACCAGCTCTCGAGCGACATCTTCGCCGACCGCTACATGATCAAGCGGCCGCTGCTCCAGGCGCTGGAGCCCGACGTCGCGGGACCACCGGTGCTGCTGATCGACGAGCTCGATCGCGCCGACGAGGCGTTCGAGGCATACTTGCTCGAAATCCTCAGCGACTTCCAGGTGACGATCCCCGAATTCGGCACCGTCAAGGCGCCGAGCCCGCCGATCGTCATCATCACCTCCAACCGCACCCGCGAGATCCACGACGCGCTGAAGCGGCGCTGTCTCTATCACTGGGTCGATTATCCCGCCGCCGAGCGCGAGCTCGCGATCGTCAAGACGCGCGTGCCCGGCATCTCCGCCAAGCTGTCGCAGCAGGTCGTGCGCTTCGTGCAGGCTTTGCGCAACCAGGACTTCTACAAGTCGCCGGGCGTCGCCGAGACCATCGACTGGGCCACCGCGCTGTCGGAGTTAGATGCCCGCTCGCTGACCCCGCAAGTGGTCGGCGACACGCTGGGCGCGCTGCTCAAATACCAGGACGACATCACCCGCATGCAGGGCGACACCCTGCAAAAGGTGCTGAAGGACGCGACCAGCGAGAATTGA